A genomic region of Papaver somniferum cultivar HN1 chromosome 7, ASM357369v1, whole genome shotgun sequence contains the following coding sequences:
- the LOC113299206 gene encoding two-component response regulator-like APRR9 isoform X2, with the protein MYGETGLLLPYFQNFSQEVLHLEEFCRSQRTCGGSSRSNLAQTSSVSEYDLGEEGDLFKAPELIVEEPEMALHPMTAISMISCGEEVMSTQTIKMSDLESFQTEQLLNEVFYECEKDLLEKSAMEEQFSDIMDVKIPVVSMDEGQTAENDRSILDGSIQKSVSSGCLSSMEWIHEGPTRPNFLDFQLVDFGDAYGMRRAFSEGDIQTLHNCNSTNLTFSSFERPLTIGNYTIEERKQKLSRYRKKRNKRNFGRKIKYACRKALADSQPRVRGRFAKTEDLLQPSMK; encoded by the exons ATGTATGGAGAAACAGGACTTTTATTACCATATTTCCAGAATTTTTCACAGGAAGTTCTACATCTAGAGGAGTTTTGTCGAAGCCAGAGAACTTGTGGTGGTAGTTCAAGG AGCAATCTAGCTCAGACCTCCTCAGTCTCAGAGTATGACTTGGGAGAAGAAGGAGATCTATTTAAAGCTCCCGAACTTATCGTTGAAGAACCAGAAATGGCCCTGCATCCGATGACAGCCATTTCCATGATTTCTTGCGGGGAAGAGGTCATGTCCACTCAAACAATAAAGATGTCAGACCTTGAATCTTTTCAAACTGAGCAACTGCTCAACGAGGTCTTTTATGAATGTGAAAAAGATCTATTGGAAAAGTCTGCGATGGAAGAGCAGTTTTCTGATATCATGGATGTCAAGATTCCTGTTGTTTCAATGGATGAGGGTCAAACTGCAGAGAATGATCGGTCGATCTTGGATGGGTCAATTCAAAAAAGTGTTAGTTCTGGATGCTTGAGCTCAATGGAGTGGATACATGAAGGTCCAACAAGACCAAACTTTTTGGACTTCCAGTTGGTGGATTTTGGAGATGCTTATGGGATGCGAAGGGCCTTCAGTGAGGGAGACATACAG ACTCTCCATAATTGCAATAGCACCAATCTTACGTTTTCTTCATTTGAGCGACCATTGACCATTGGCAATTACACAATTGAAGAACGCAAGCAAAAGCTTTCTAGATACaggaagaagaggaacaagaggAACTTCGGACGGAAAATCAAG TATGCATGTAGGAAAGCATTGGCCGACAGTCAACCAAGGGTTCGAGGAAGATTTGCAAAAACTGAAGATCTTCTTCAGCCTTCCATGAAGTGA
- the LOC113293222 gene encoding cytochrome b561 and DOMON domain-containing protein At3g61750-like, protein MEKSNPKKISYLRFLLVFVVALILVWEQKLSPVVAEYDDEDAHDCCNCNRNLSRFLPSRYKHFTNMTCADLWSPFTLRYFKSEDHILTVIVSAAYTHGWVAMGFSPTGVMAGSSAMVGWIGEHNKASIKQYYLEEALELMVKPDQGDLNLTHVKPAVVLYRSTIYLAFQMHFGSRKSHQFILLAYSDKTPVDDRLKEHIERTTITFDFSQGSFSDAVQNLQDSVMTFKNSHRISSIFGWGALLPAGAIISRYFRHHDPLWYYLHASIQSMGSIFVLVTMLAGELLYREDEPDIWLHRAFGYLTLVLCILQVLASVKRPSLDSKMRWYWNCYHALVGRTALFLGALNIVIGLQIGGSSTPWKVGYGVLLAVILVTVVILEALSWLGKPVKVRSPAFKTNLNR, encoded by the exons ATGgagaaatcaaaccctaaaaagaTCTCATATCTGAGATTTCTCTTAGTTTTTGTTGTTGCCCTAATTCTTGTATGGGAACAAAAACTTTCCCCAGTTGTTGCTGagtatgatgatgaagatgctcATGATTGTTGTAATTGTAACCGGAATTTGTCTCGATTTCTTCCCTCACGTTATAAGCATTTTACTAATATGACCTGTGCGGATCTTTGGAGTCCTTTCACTTTGAGg TACTTTAAAAGTGAAGACCATATCTTGACCGTCATAGTATCAGCAGCATATACCCACGGATGGGTTGCAATGGGTTTTTCGCCGACAGGTGTCATGGCTGGTTCAAGTGCTATGGTAGGTTGGATTGGTGAACATAACAAAGCTAGTATCAAACAGTACTACCTGGAAGAAGCTTTGGAACTTATGGTCAAACCAGACCAGGGTGATTTAAACCTCACCCATGTTAAGCCTGCTGTTGTTCTTTACAGATCCACCATTTACTTGGCATTTCAGATGCACTTTGGTTCACGTAAATCTCACCAATTCATATTATTAGCATATTCGGACAAAACCCCCGTCGACGACCGCCTAAAAGAACATATTGAAAGGACAACCATTACATTCGACTTCAGTCAAG GTTCTTTCTCTGACGCAGTTCAGAATCTCCAGGACAGTGTTATGACATTTAAGAACAGCCACAGAATATCCAGTATCTTTGGATGGGGAGCACTCCTTCCAGCCGGAGCTATCATCTCTAGATATTTTAGGCATCATGATCCATTATGGTATTATCTTCATGCCTCAATTCAATCCATGGGATCTATTTTTGTGCTTGTCACCATGTTGGCTGGTGAGCTGCTTTATAGAGAAGATGAACCAGATATCTGGTTGCATAGAGCATTCGGATATTTAACCCTAGTCTTATGCATTTTACAG GTTTTGGCATCCGTGAAAAGGCCAAGCCTAGACTCGAAAATGCGCTGGTATTGGAATTGTTATCACGCATTGGTGGGGAGAACTGCTCTCTTCTTGGGAGCTTTAAACATTGTTATTGGGCTTCAAATTGGAGGCTCAAGCACTCCTTGGAAAGTTGGCTATGGGGTTCTTCTTGCTGTCATTCTCGTTACTGTTGTCATTTTAGAAGCACTTTCATGGTTGGGAAAGCCTGTCAAAGTACGTTCTCCAGCTTTCAAAACGAACTTGAACCGCTAA
- the LOC113299206 gene encoding uncharacterized protein LOC113299206 isoform X1 produces the protein MYGETGLLLPYFQNFSQEVLHLEEFCRSQRTCGGSSRSNLAQTSSVSEYDLGEEGDLFKAPELIVEEPEMALHPMTAISMISCGEEVMSTQTIKMSDLESFQTEQLLNEVFYECEKDLLEKSAMEEQFSDIMDVKIPVVSMDEGQTAENDRSILDGSIQKSVSSGCLSSMEWIHEGPTRPNFLDFQLVDFGDAYGMRRAFSEGDIQQTKAKQRMISSAQTLHNCNSTNLTFSSFERPLTIGNYTIEERKQKLSRYRKKRNKRNFGRKIKYACRKALADSQPRVRGRFAKTEDLLQPSMK, from the exons ATGTATGGAGAAACAGGACTTTTATTACCATATTTCCAGAATTTTTCACAGGAAGTTCTACATCTAGAGGAGTTTTGTCGAAGCCAGAGAACTTGTGGTGGTAGTTCAAGG AGCAATCTAGCTCAGACCTCCTCAGTCTCAGAGTATGACTTGGGAGAAGAAGGAGATCTATTTAAAGCTCCCGAACTTATCGTTGAAGAACCAGAAATGGCCCTGCATCCGATGACAGCCATTTCCATGATTTCTTGCGGGGAAGAGGTCATGTCCACTCAAACAATAAAGATGTCAGACCTTGAATCTTTTCAAACTGAGCAACTGCTCAACGAGGTCTTTTATGAATGTGAAAAAGATCTATTGGAAAAGTCTGCGATGGAAGAGCAGTTTTCTGATATCATGGATGTCAAGATTCCTGTTGTTTCAATGGATGAGGGTCAAACTGCAGAGAATGATCGGTCGATCTTGGATGGGTCAATTCAAAAAAGTGTTAGTTCTGGATGCTTGAGCTCAATGGAGTGGATACATGAAGGTCCAACAAGACCAAACTTTTTGGACTTCCAGTTGGTGGATTTTGGAGATGCTTATGGGATGCGAAGGGCCTTCAGTGAGGGAGACATACAG CAAACCAAGGCAAAACAAAGAATGATTTCCAGTGCCCAG ACTCTCCATAATTGCAATAGCACCAATCTTACGTTTTCTTCATTTGAGCGACCATTGACCATTGGCAATTACACAATTGAAGAACGCAAGCAAAAGCTTTCTAGATACaggaagaagaggaacaagaggAACTTCGGACGGAAAATCAAG TATGCATGTAGGAAAGCATTGGCCGACAGTCAACCAAGGGTTCGAGGAAGATTTGCAAAAACTGAAGATCTTCTTCAGCCTTCCATGAAGTGA
- the LOC113299206 gene encoding zinc finger protein CO3-like isoform X3, translating into MALHPMTAISMISCGEEVMSTQTIKMSDLESFQTEQLLNEVFYECEKDLLEKSAMEEQFSDIMDVKIPVVSMDEGQTAENDRSILDGSIQKSVSSGCLSSMEWIHEGPTRPNFLDFQLVDFGDAYGMRRAFSEGDIQQTKAKQRMISSAQTLHNCNSTNLTFSSFERPLTIGNYTIEERKQKLSRYRKKRNKRNFGRKIKYACRKALADSQPRVRGRFAKTEDLLQPSMK; encoded by the exons ATGGCCCTGCATCCGATGACAGCCATTTCCATGATTTCTTGCGGGGAAGAGGTCATGTCCACTCAAACAATAAAGATGTCAGACCTTGAATCTTTTCAAACTGAGCAACTGCTCAACGAGGTCTTTTATGAATGTGAAAAAGATCTATTGGAAAAGTCTGCGATGGAAGAGCAGTTTTCTGATATCATGGATGTCAAGATTCCTGTTGTTTCAATGGATGAGGGTCAAACTGCAGAGAATGATCGGTCGATCTTGGATGGGTCAATTCAAAAAAGTGTTAGTTCTGGATGCTTGAGCTCAATGGAGTGGATACATGAAGGTCCAACAAGACCAAACTTTTTGGACTTCCAGTTGGTGGATTTTGGAGATGCTTATGGGATGCGAAGGGCCTTCAGTGAGGGAGACATACAG CAAACCAAGGCAAAACAAAGAATGATTTCCAGTGCCCAG ACTCTCCATAATTGCAATAGCACCAATCTTACGTTTTCTTCATTTGAGCGACCATTGACCATTGGCAATTACACAATTGAAGAACGCAAGCAAAAGCTTTCTAGATACaggaagaagaggaacaagaggAACTTCGGACGGAAAATCAAG TATGCATGTAGGAAAGCATTGGCCGACAGTCAACCAAGGGTTCGAGGAAGATTTGCAAAAACTGAAGATCTTCTTCAGCCTTCCATGAAGTGA